TAGCACATCAACAACTTAAAGATGAAGAGAAAATcttaatgaattctcttcctcTTGTTCCGAGATTGACAGTGAAGAAGAGGGTAATACTGTTGTCGACGAAGATGAAGATCAGTTGCTGTATAGGGTTCCTGTGTTTGATCATTTTGCTGCAGAACTATGCACTGATGATATGATAGCATGTGAAGGAAACAGAAATAGCCATGGGGAACGAAGAGGGAAATATGGTTTTTGATGGTTGTGGACAGGAAGGAACCACATGTGACCTGGATAATTTACCTGCGTTTGTACCTTCAGATATGGATCTTACTGAGTTTGCTGCGGATGTTAAGAACCTACTTGGAAGAGGACTTGAGGACAATTCTCCTGATATCAAGGATTTTGGGTTGTTAGATTATAAAGAGGAAGATGATGACAAGTTTTGTTTTGAGGACAAAGTAGTGAAGGTCAAGGATGAACAAGAACTTGAAGCATTCACAGATTGCCATTTCGATCAAGCTTTCGACATAGCAAGAGAACCATTTGATTGGAATTTCAATTACGAGTCACCGATAACTGGAGATGAGGAAGAGGAGGAGAAGGCAGTACCATCTGTGACTGACACGACCATGATGAATAGTGGAAACACGAAAGAAATGGGAAGAAACGTATCTTTGAGGCTAGATTATGAAGCAGTTATCACTGCCTGGGCCAGCCATGGCTCTCCATGGACTACAGGAAGCCGACCAGAGCTCAATCCTGATGATTGCTGGCCTCACTACATGGTATATATACACTACTTGTCTTTCTCTCAAGCATGCTTAGCTAATTTGAACGTCATTGTAGTGCATCAATATAGTCTTTAATAAAATGGCTATGCAAAATTAATTAGAAGTTTTAATTGATCTATATAATTAGTTATCTTTCTATTTGTGATGTTATAGGGTACATGCCCTAATGCTCATCACCACCCATATGGGGTCCTGGGAGGACACACAGGAGGTGGCAATGGAGGAAGAGAAGCAAGAGTATTAAGGTACAAGGAGAAGCGAAGGACAAGATTATTTTCAAAGAAGATAAGATACGAGGTGAGGAAACTGAATGCAGAGAAAAGGCCTAGAATGAAAGGTCGATTCGTTAAGAGGATGTCCTTCATGGGAACTGCATATCCTTGCATCAACAAATAACTGTTTTAACTACTAATGCCTATATATGTTTGTTTCTTGTTGCTGGCAACAAGGGATGGTTGGATTTATGGGCTAACCTTGTTAATAAGGTTATAAGAGGAAAGTAACTTTTTTCCGGGTATTTTTACTTAGTATGGCTCATCCAAGGTTGGGTGTACTGCATTTTAGCTTAGACTATGCCTGCTAAGTTTTTCCctgtatattttattaataaaattggttggcttgtgaaaaaaaaaaagaagtaactTAGGCATTTGCCTTCCTCTCAATCCTTTGATTACTGTAATGTAATTAAACATTTGGCATTATGAAGATGTCATCTTGACAAAGCAAGAATTTCTATGAATTAATTTCTTTGTCTTGAATGTCTTTCGGATCGCTGCATGTGTGCATCAATTGGTTGCACATAGAAATTCTGGACATGCAATTCTCTCTCTTTTGAGCAAAATTTATGTAATTACTTAAGGTTGAGTTATATCATAATCATATGAAGATGATGTTggaaatataaatttaaacataaataaatatagaTATTTGTGCTTGAATTAATGCATGATTTGTGTGAAGAGTCTAATTAATGTTATAGTATGTGAAAAGTCTAGTAAGTGAAGAGTTTAGTTGTTATAGCATGTGAAGCGTCTTGCACATGAAGAGTTACATAATTACTACTCTATACATAAATGTGCGTTTGAGCTATATTCGTAAGAGTTGAGTTGATTttgtaattttcttttaaaagcaTTGATTTTATAATATTGTAAGTGTGTCTGCTGTTATTTCCCTCTTTCATGTAATTCCTTGTTTGGTAGTATACTCTTCTATTTCCTCTTTCTGTTTGTTTTTGTGCCCACCTTGTTTCAAATAGATGACTCGGGTATTAATATCAAGTTCTCAaccttaattaattattttatgaagttgGAAGAGGAGGGAATGGTGGAGGAAGGAGAACAAGTGGTAGTAGAAGAAagagcttgtctttctttttgttTAGTTGCACAGTACTGAGTTGGCAATATATATGCAGGTGTAGCTAGCACAAGGAAGTATATATATGCgttttaagtcatagattaagatggctaaggaaaaaaaaaagtcttgTAAGCACTATAAGTAATTAATGTTGTTCTACATCAGTAGAGTATAAGGTAAAAGtactaaatataaaaatttgagtAACTTTCTTTATTTTGGGATTAAGTTAGGTTTGATCACGTATCTAAGTCAATTAAGTTGATATTGAGATACCCGCAAATGTTTAATCTTGTAAACTTTATGCACTCCATGCCTATATAGGAGCGAGAGAGATTATCCTACATTGACTGCTTATATGATCATGTGAATAAAATTGAAAACAATTTCATGGGTGATGAATATACTTGCTGGGAAGAAAACTGAAATTTCCACAACCACCCATTGTAATCCTCAAGATACACAAACACATCCAAATTAAAGTTCCAAATCAAGCATATTTAGCCCTTAGGAAACCAGTTAAGGTTAGGCAAGAAAGAATACTTGTGAGGAAATGTTAGGCGCGTGTGAAATTAAAAATAGCTACATATAGAAGAAGATCTAATACGTAACCTGGAAGATTCATATATATGGTTGTATGGAGTAAAAACAAAAATTTTCATGTAGATGACAGGACAACTCAATTgcatgaatggaattattaatttatttttattacttttgctTTTCAATGGAATTTGACCTTTAATTTATGATGAGTACAGCACATATATATTGTTGCATCATATTGTATAATGCTACACATCACACATCGACTGTTTTTGGACCAACACTTCTACAGGGTAGGTTCcatggatttttttttaaaaaacctCTATGTATATATTTTCATTTGATGATTGTGTGGCAGGTTATAATAAATATGGCACTAGCAAAATAAGTAGTGatagtatatgtatatatatatatatatatattaagattcTGTTTGTTTcgtagaaaataatttatataagaaaaatatttttttattaaaaatattttttaaataaatatttttataaaaatattttttattatttagttgcaATATTATATTAATGGTATGTATTTATTTCATACATATATAAGTATTTTCACATTTTgataagattatcaaaattttaaaaaataaaaagtgacTTTTTTTTAAGAAAGaagtcattttccttaaaaatgatttaattctccctttgactaagaaaatattttttgttgattaatttttttaatgcttcaatgataaaaaatgtaaaaaatattttttaggaaaaTATTTTCTGTGAAACAAATATATCCTTAGGTAGGATTAAATACAATTAATTTTATGTACAAATAGAGAAAATTATTAAATACattcaaaaaaatatttattttttcgtATAAATATTGTTGATTTttgtataatatataataaaattgctataattttatatatagttACCTTTCAGGAGAAAAGCTGAGTAGTTAATTGACTTTGTCCAACAAATTAAGGTTTTGAGTCTAAAAATGAATGGGCTTCTAACCTTCTAGAGGATTAGCATTAcatgaattttatttatttattttttttaggaaGATCAAGAAAGGTGTTGTAATTTGATTCACTCTAGGGGGTGAGAGCTTTTAATCCAACatttttcatataaattttaaCCAACACTTTAGGGtatgaagaaaattaaaaaaataataataatgataggaAGAACTTTGGCATATGAAAAAAGCtatagtattttttaaaaaaatacacaCTTATTTATGTAATCTATAATCCTAAAAATATTTCAAAATTGAACCTtttctaaaatttataattaagccTTTCAATTGTAATAGTTATATGAGCCAAACTTAAAAAGGATGCAAAACTCTTAAATTACcacatattattaaaaaaataaaaaacttttCATATTAGTATGGGATATGATATAGTAAAAtgtaattatgaaaaaaaatattattaaatatataaaataaaattaagataaaattttCACTGCATTTTCCTTACGTAGGTTTAATTTTGTTAGGAAACACTCTAAAATAAATTATTCTGAATGCATCAAATTAATGTGTAGTGGTGTATCTTTAAAATCATTCGAAAATAGACTTAGTCTCAAtgttagtccaaaaatatccttaatcataaatacttaaaaaaaatatattttgccACTTAGCAATTTGAAATTGTATGGCATTTCTTGTCAAATTTGACTTAATTAATTGACAAATTTAaaagatatatataattaataaaatcaaaatgattatgaaaattataaaatttaagtagtataatttttttaaatgttgACATTGAACATTTATTACAAGATTAATAATGAGTAATCATTATTCTCATAATTTTTAACCTctcatttatattatttaaatatttaaaaaaattataaacagaGAAAAAAAGCCCAAAAAACGGAAACAAAAATAGCCCTTAATTGTCATTTTTAAACAAAAATAATGTTTAATcgttatttttttaacttttactattaaattttatttttaaattttaattatgaaatatcAAATTGATTCTTCGCTTGTAACAATGATAGATTTTTTCCCTCTCACTCTGCCTctcctctagaggccggcgagaTAATGGGAATCGTCCCTTCATACAAAAGGAAATTGAATTTATAATATTCAATttgacattttcaaatttaaattattagaatgtCATCTTCAAAGAGTAAAAAAGCGTGTGTAAATGCAAATATAATCTTTGAAAATTTGAacttttatctaattttttattgtatcaaattaattaaattaacctATTGCAATACATCTCAATTGCGTGAatggaagatttttttttttcttttagaaaGAGGCTCTACCTTTTCTTTAAAAATTCTTCATTTTACTTatcattctttttttttctctattttctctctTTAATCTCCTCTTTGGTACCTATTTACCAATAACAACTTGTTTGTAGATTTTCAgtatataattttattgtgttTTTCTCTTTTAATAGAGTTAAAATGTGTTTTTATTGTTgagttgtttatttatttatttatttttttagaataGTAGATTTTTATTTCAACAGAAGATCTAATTTTGGAgttatatttattgtatttttctCCTTTAACAGAGTTATAATGCATTTTTATTATTAAGTtgttttattttatcttttttgaGAAGTGCatatctttaaaatttaattttgaaggTTATCTGATTAATTTCGTAAAAAGATTATAAATTAAAAGGTGGAGTGTGTAGTTCATCTATTGACTAATCTGCATATTCTgtcaatacaattaaactttttaaattctttatattatttttttaataagtgATTAATTTCATTTATGCAGAATATACTTATCTTTGTattctatttttaattaatgaaatatcttTCCTATTCTATataaaaaaactaattaaacaaattttcttaaaaaaagttAATTTAACCAATCATATCAGTAAACCAATCATTAACTTTATCCAATAATCAGTAGAATTTTAAATACAGTCCATATAATGAAGAGATTGAATTGGTATGTAGTGTTTAATATGGTTGTTAAAGTTAACTATTAAGAAAAATATTATCTtggatataatattttttttgttgAGAAGATTGAATATAATAAttagatattattaaaaattatttcttaattaaaattgatGTATTGTAAttttaactaaaaataaaaaataattaacatgtaaagtaatttaaaattgttaaattaataacatctaaaataatattttttaaaataaaaaattgctTAAACCTCACTTTAATTACCCCAAACAAATTAGTAGACCTCTTTGATAAGATCCCCTTGGACAAATTTTGGTTTGGCATTTTGGTTTGTATGTTCCTTCTTACAAAAATTTGCTGAATCAGtaattaattattacattttatttttcatgttttggATACAATCAGTCTTCATTTTGATGTGCTCTaactatttttataatataatcttaaataaataaataaatatatatatatatatatatatatatatatatatatatatatatatatatatatatacacacacattatGATCAACAGCTAGCATGGATTTATGTGATCTCCATATGTCTTGATATCATTAAAATGCTATTTTTTGTGCTTGGAGTGCGATCTTTGTTTGTTTTCACTgtgaatatatataaatataaatataaatataaatatatatatatatatatatatatatatatatatatatatatatatatatatatatatatatatgtaacatccctaatttttaaataattattttatatatattttttttattctaaccctggtattgtgaacttcgcgtatgtactttcattttATGGAAATTCGATCGTAGCCCGGATTTGCAATTTagggccgagcagataagctactggaaccatttcagaaccgggtcaagattataggctacctcaCCATTTTCAGACGCGTTCTGGGAcgcgttccagttgtcagatttggcataggtaaactcgaactctacattactcaatttttgccttgtattgggttagaataaaatttataaaatattcgtgaatgataagaaaattacaattcctgttgcaatagccttataatattgttaaggatcgtgggacaggtttatagaattttttaaagttagtttggatagtttttgaaaaatattaattttgaagtcttataattgagttctctgatgttgtgattattgcttggtttggagggcccaagaggggccatataatgatgatgagatatgggttgagtttagaagtgttatttgaaccattttgcaagttgggtaggtcctaggtatagaggagactttgccggattttcggcacgacttaggacatatttggttttttccaagcttgtatcgagtcaaatatattaaataattgctatGAGATTGTCAgatgagccgagacagccttcctcctccacccagccgctgcagtgacttcggttaaatttgtgagtaaaatattaattttaattgtaatttcgatattattatatgttcaagcatgcccatgcatcacttataaatatgtatctatgtagttaaacactatgcacgttttatattgcattcataattgttgaagtgccatggatgatgtttgtggtaatttggagcagtgtgtgtgcatgGCGTGCGTgtagtatggtattggatatggacaggatagGTAGACACAACTTGAGAGACACtggctgggacccggtccttcgaggtagacacggcttgagagacatcgCTGGGATCCcgcatttgatttattaagcaaaagtccggcttgagagacactcgctggcagaggttgcattaaaagggctgtataggggattagctcccatatatgtattgcttgatagtgttgggtgtgtgagtgctccaaattgcctttttgctattatgatatgaaaattatgacgatgttgcatttcactccacag
This region of Hevea brasiliensis isolate MT/VB/25A 57/8 unplaced genomic scaffold, ASM3005281v1 Scaf339, whole genome shotgun sequence genomic DNA includes:
- the LOC110647090 gene encoding LOW QUALITY PROTEIN: zinc finger protein CONSTANS-LIKE 16 (The sequence of the model RefSeq protein was modified relative to this genomic sequence to represent the inferred CDS: inserted 3 bases in 2 codons; deleted 2 bases in 1 codon); this encodes MITERKAAKALAGKTARPCDGCSRKRARWFCASDDAFLCQACDESVHSANQLASRHERVRLETASSMTSGSINSVDSPPWLQGFTXKARTPRHNNKKSLLAHQQLKDEEKILMNSLPLVPRLSEEEGNTVVDEDEDQLLYRVPVFDHFAAELCTDDMIXHVKETEIAMGNEEGNMVFDGCGQEGTTCDLDNLPAFVPSDMDLTEFAADVKNLLGRGLEDNSPDIKDFGLLDYKEEDDDKFCFEDKVVKVKDEQELEAFTDCHFDQAFDIAREPFDWNFNYESPITGDEEEEEKAVPSVTDTTMMNSGNTKEMGRNVSLRLDYEAVITAWASHGSPWTTGSRPELNPDDCWPHYMGTCPNAHHHPYGVLGGHTGGGNGGREARVLRYKEKRRTRLFSKKIRYEVRKLNAEKRPRMKGRFVKRMSFMGTAYPCINK